A portion of the Micromonospora vinacea genome contains these proteins:
- a CDS encoding type III pantothenate kinase, whose product MLLCIDIGNTNTVLATFDGDKLVHSWRIKTDARSTADELGLMFRGLLAGDNVEITGVAACSTVPAALRSLRTMLSRYYADLPSVVVEPGVRTGVQLAIDNPKEVGADRVVNTLAAYTLYGGPSIVVDFGTTTNFDVISERGEFLGGAFAPGIEISFDALAARAAQLRKVEATKPRSVIGKNTVECLQAGLYFGFAGQVDRIVERMTEELGEVRAVIATGGLASLVINECRSITHHEPMITLIGLRMVYDRNL is encoded by the coding sequence GTGCTGCTCTGCATCGACATCGGAAACACCAACACCGTGCTGGCGACCTTCGACGGCGACAAGCTGGTGCACTCCTGGCGGATCAAGACCGATGCCCGTTCGACGGCGGACGAGCTGGGCCTGATGTTCCGGGGCCTGCTCGCCGGGGACAACGTCGAGATCACCGGTGTCGCCGCCTGCTCCACGGTGCCGGCCGCGCTGCGGTCGCTGCGCACCATGCTCAGCCGTTACTACGCCGACCTGCCGAGCGTCGTGGTCGAGCCGGGGGTGCGGACCGGGGTGCAGTTGGCGATCGACAACCCGAAGGAGGTCGGCGCCGACCGGGTGGTGAACACCCTGGCCGCGTACACCCTCTACGGCGGGCCGTCGATCGTTGTGGACTTCGGCACCACCACCAACTTCGATGTGATCAGCGAGCGTGGTGAGTTCCTCGGTGGCGCGTTCGCCCCGGGCATCGAGATCTCCTTCGACGCGCTGGCCGCCCGTGCCGCGCAGCTGCGCAAGGTCGAGGCCACCAAGCCCCGTTCGGTGATCGGCAAGAACACCGTGGAGTGCCTCCAGGCCGGCCTGTACTTCGGCTTCGCCGGTCAGGTGGACCGGATCGTCGAGCGGATGACCGAGGAGCTTGGCGAGGTGCGGGCGGTGATCGCCACCGGCGGCCTCGCCTCCCTGGTGATCAACGAGTGCCGCAGCATCACCCACCACGAGCCGATGATCACGCTGATCGGCCTGCGGATGGTCTACGACCGCAACCTGTGA
- the nadC gene encoding carboxylating nicotinate-nucleotide diphosphorylase, whose protein sequence is MTESTQAALRAAGLDPALVRQVIEGALVEDLGPDFLDVTSVATIPAEQTDTADLVARADGVVAGMAVAAAVFELVGEVTGFGRTVEVSVLARDGERVARGDVLATVTGPTRLLLTAERTALNLLCRMSGVATHTRAWADALAGTKAMVLDTRKTTPGLRALEKYAVRAGGGTNKRMGLYDVAMIKDNHKLAAGSITAAYRRVREAFPEVPVQVEVTGVDEAVEAVEAGANFLLCDNMTPEVLAEAVTAVGDRAELEATGGLTLEVAGRYAATGVDFLSVGALTHSSPILDIALDLRTE, encoded by the coding sequence ATGACGGAGTCGACGCAGGCGGCGTTGCGGGCGGCTGGGCTGGACCCGGCGTTGGTGCGGCAGGTGATCGAGGGTGCGCTGGTCGAGGATCTGGGCCCGGATTTCCTCGACGTCACCAGCGTGGCCACCATTCCGGCGGAGCAGACCGACACCGCCGACCTGGTGGCCCGCGCGGACGGGGTGGTGGCCGGGATGGCGGTGGCCGCCGCCGTGTTCGAGCTGGTGGGCGAGGTGACGGGCTTCGGCCGTACCGTCGAGGTGTCGGTGCTGGCCCGCGACGGCGAGCGGGTGGCCCGCGGTGACGTGCTGGCGACGGTGACCGGCCCGACCCGGTTGCTGCTGACGGCCGAGCGGACGGCGCTCAACCTGCTCTGCCGGATGTCCGGGGTGGCCACCCACACCCGCGCCTGGGCGGACGCGCTGGCCGGCACGAAGGCCATGGTGCTGGACACCCGCAAGACGACGCCGGGCCTGCGGGCGCTGGAGAAGTACGCGGTGCGGGCCGGCGGTGGCACCAACAAGCGGATGGGCCTCTACGACGTGGCCATGATCAAGGACAACCACAAGCTGGCGGCCGGGAGCATCACGGCGGCCTACCGGCGGGTCCGGGAGGCGTTCCCGGAGGTGCCGGTGCAGGTCGAGGTGACAGGAGTCGACGAGGCGGTGGAGGCGGTGGAGGCCGGGGCGAACTTCCTGCTCTGCGACAACATGACGCCGGAGGTGCTGGCCGAGGCGGTGACCGCTGTGGGTGACCGGGCGGAGCTGGAGGCGACCGGTGGGCTGACCCTGGAGGTGGCCGGCCGGTACGCGGCCACCGGCGTGGACTTCCTCTCGGTGGGCGCGTTGACCCACTCGTCGCCGATCCTGGACATCGCGCTGGACCTGCGCACCGAGTAG
- a CDS encoding L-aspartate oxidase, which yields MDLPTVDLPALPALLAAPAPGWVETTDVIVVGSGVAGLTAALHLREAGLHVTVVTKVNIDDGSTRWAQGGIAAVLDPADTPAAHARDTEVAGVGLCDPAAVRVLVEEGPTRLRELMRIGAEFDRHADGSLMLTREGGHRADRIVHAGGDATGAEVQRALHAAVQRDPWIRLVEHALVLDLLRAPGDGPDGLGPACGITLHVLGEGSEDGVGALLARAVVLATGGMGQIFSATTNPAVSTGDGVALALRAGAAVTDVEFVQFHPTALITPPGAGVPGAGHAQQPLVSEALRGEGAYLVDSDGKRFMVGQHELAELAPRDVVAKGIHRVLLATGADHVFLDARHLGGDFLAGRFPTIVASCLAIGVDPATDLIPVAPAAHYASGGVRTDLRGRTSIPGLYACGEVACTGVHGANRLASNSLLEGLVFSRRIAEDIAAGLPEQAQPADTGAWRGGTGWVLPAEVTPTLQRAMTRGAGVLRSAATLAGTAATLTELGVARGRPRTADWEATNLLTVASTLVAAAYARGETRGCHWREDFPTADERWLGHLVGAVGAQGRVTQQWEGIQ from the coding sequence ATGGACCTCCCGACCGTCGACCTGCCTGCCCTGCCCGCGCTGCTGGCCGCGCCCGCGCCCGGCTGGGTGGAGACCACCGACGTGATCGTGGTGGGTTCCGGCGTGGCCGGGTTGACCGCGGCGCTGCACCTGCGGGAGGCGGGTCTGCACGTCACGGTGGTAACCAAGGTCAACATCGACGACGGCTCGACCCGGTGGGCGCAGGGCGGCATCGCCGCCGTCCTCGACCCGGCCGACACCCCAGCGGCGCATGCCCGGGACACCGAGGTCGCCGGGGTGGGGCTGTGCGACCCGGCTGCGGTCCGGGTGCTGGTCGAGGAGGGCCCGACCCGGCTCCGTGAGCTGATGCGGATCGGCGCCGAGTTCGATCGTCACGCCGACGGCTCGCTGATGCTGACCCGCGAGGGCGGGCACCGGGCCGACCGGATCGTGCATGCTGGCGGGGACGCCACAGGTGCCGAGGTGCAGCGGGCCCTGCACGCAGCTGTGCAACGCGACCCGTGGATCCGGCTGGTCGAGCACGCCCTCGTACTGGATCTGCTGCGCGCCCCCGGAGACGGCCCGGACGGGCTCGGCCCAGCCTGCGGGATCACCCTGCACGTGCTGGGTGAGGGCAGCGAGGACGGCGTCGGCGCGCTGCTGGCCCGTGCGGTGGTGCTCGCCACCGGCGGGATGGGGCAGATCTTCTCGGCCACCACCAACCCGGCGGTCTCCACCGGCGACGGGGTGGCGCTGGCGTTGCGGGCCGGCGCTGCGGTGACCGACGTGGAGTTCGTCCAGTTCCACCCGACCGCCCTGATCACCCCGCCCGGCGCGGGGGTGCCCGGTGCCGGGCACGCGCAGCAGCCGCTGGTCTCGGAGGCGCTGCGCGGCGAGGGCGCGTACCTGGTGGACTCCGACGGCAAGCGGTTCATGGTGGGCCAGCACGAGTTGGCCGAGCTGGCGCCCCGGGACGTGGTGGCCAAGGGCATCCACCGGGTGCTGCTGGCCACCGGCGCGGACCACGTCTTCCTCGACGCCCGGCACCTGGGCGGCGACTTCCTGGCCGGCCGTTTCCCCACCATCGTGGCGTCCTGCCTGGCGATCGGCGTGGACCCGGCGACCGACCTGATCCCGGTGGCGCCGGCCGCCCACTACGCCTCCGGCGGGGTCCGCACCGATCTGCGCGGCCGCACCTCCATCCCCGGCCTGTACGCCTGCGGCGAGGTGGCCTGCACGGGCGTGCACGGCGCGAACCGGCTGGCCAGCAACTCGTTGCTGGAGGGTCTTGTCTTCTCCCGGCGGATCGCCGAGGACATCGCCGCCGGCCTGCCCGAGCAGGCCCAGCCGGCGGACACCGGCGCCTGGCGTGGCGGTACGGGCTGGGTGCTGCCCGCCGAGGTGACGCCGACCCTGCAACGGGCGATGACCCGGGGCGCCGGGGTGCTCCGGTCCGCGGCGACGCTGGCCGGGACGGCCGCGACGTTGACCGAGCTGGGCGTGGCCCGGGGCCGACCGCGGACCGCCGACTGGGAGGCGACGAACCTGCTCACCGTGGCGTCGACGCTTGTCGCCGCCGCGTACGCCCGTGGTGAGACCCGGGGCTGCCACTGGCGGGAGGACTTCCCGACGGCCGACGAGCGGTGGCTGGGCCATCTGGTCGGTGCGGTAGGGGCGCAGGGCCGGGTGACGCAACAGTGGGAGGGGATCCAGTGA
- a CDS encoding septum formation family protein, translated as MRRAMTTLFAAVATAALLVGCAGSGGLDGDLTDDWAALPAPSAFTPAAGVCHATDFTDLVSLASYEPVDCAGPHRLETVHVGAFPAERTTAPAGGSPELRGAFAECDTRATGYVGDDWRAGRLRLSVALPNGPGWAAGSRWFRCDLTELTTVEAAATVVVRSGSLRDALKGSTGLRLGCQQTRTGDGRGVQTLTPVECGKQHDAEFVGVWRAPDRAYPSRDADWLPLYTGCRSVLARYVGVPNDTELRVRSGVVVRPPGAGRWKVGDRGVRCYLWLSHRTVTASLKGAGPAGLPVRTK; from the coding sequence ATGCGCCGTGCCATGACGACCCTGTTCGCCGCTGTTGCCACGGCGGCGCTGCTGGTGGGCTGTGCCGGGTCCGGCGGCCTGGATGGTGATCTGACCGACGACTGGGCGGCGCTGCCGGCACCGTCGGCGTTCACCCCAGCCGCCGGTGTGTGTCACGCCACCGACTTCACCGATCTGGTCAGCCTGGCCAGCTACGAGCCGGTGGACTGCGCCGGGCCGCACCGACTGGAGACGGTGCATGTCGGGGCGTTCCCGGCCGAGCGGACGACCGCACCGGCGGGTGGTTCGCCGGAGTTGCGGGGGGCGTTCGCCGAGTGCGACACCCGGGCGACCGGCTACGTGGGTGACGACTGGCGGGCGGGCCGGCTGCGACTGTCCGTGGCGCTGCCCAACGGGCCGGGCTGGGCGGCGGGTTCCCGGTGGTTCCGCTGCGACCTCACCGAGTTGACCACTGTCGAGGCGGCGGCCACCGTCGTGGTCCGGTCGGGCAGCCTGCGGGACGCGTTGAAGGGGTCCACCGGGCTGCGCCTCGGCTGCCAGCAGACCCGCACCGGTGACGGCCGGGGCGTGCAGACGCTGACCCCGGTGGAGTGCGGCAAACAGCACGACGCCGAGTTCGTCGGGGTGTGGCGTGCACCGGACCGGGCGTACCCGAGCCGGGACGCCGACTGGTTGCCGCTCTACACGGGTTGTCGCAGCGTCCTCGCCCGGTACGTGGGCGTCCCGAACGACACCGAGCTGCGCGTCCGCAGCGGGGTGGTGGTCCGGCCGCCTGGCGCGGGGCGCTGGAAGGTCGGTGACCGGGGCGTCCGCTGCTATCTGTGGCTCAGCCACCGTACGGTGACGGCCTCGCTGAAGGGTGCGGGCCCGGCCGGTCTGCCGGTCCGGACGAAGTGA
- the panD gene encoding aspartate 1-decarboxylase: MLRTMLKSKIHRATVTQADLHYVGSVTVDEDLLDAADLLPGEQVAIVDITNGARLETYVIPGERGSGVIGINGAAAHLVHPGDLVILISYGQMDDAEARSYRPRVVHVDTDNRVIELGADPAAAAPGTAGNPVPSPLAVSGV, from the coding sequence ATGTTGCGGACCATGCTCAAGTCGAAGATCCACCGGGCCACTGTGACCCAGGCCGACCTGCACTACGTCGGTTCGGTGACTGTGGACGAGGATCTGCTCGACGCCGCCGACCTGCTCCCCGGCGAGCAGGTGGCGATCGTGGACATCACCAATGGCGCCCGCCTGGAGACGTACGTGATCCCGGGCGAGCGGGGCAGCGGCGTGATCGGCATCAACGGCGCCGCCGCACACCTGGTGCACCCCGGCGACCTGGTCATCCTGATCTCGTACGGGCAGATGGACGACGCCGAGGCCCGGTCCTACCGGCCACGGGTGGTGCACGTCGACACCGACAACCGGGTGATCGAGTTGGGTGCCGACCCGGCGGCGGCGGCGCCCGGCACGGCCGGGAACCCGGTGCCCAGCCCGCTGGCCGTGTCCGGAGTCTGA
- the panC gene encoding pantoate--beta-alanine ligase, translating into MTQLVHTRAELAEARTGLKGTVGVVMTMGALHSGHETLLRAAREQADHVLVTIFVNPLQFGPNEDFDRYPRTLDADLEVCRRAGADLVFAPSVADMYPDGQPRVRLDPGPLGAELEGASRPGFFHGVLTVVLKLLQLTRPDLAFFGEKDYQQLTLVRRMARDLDVPVEVVGVPTVREPDGLALSSRNRYLSEPERAAALSLSAALRAGARAADDGLDAGAVLTAAHAAFGAGTPGARLDYLVLTDPELEPGPVSGPARLVIAAWVGVTRLIDNAAIHLAPRP; encoded by the coding sequence GTGACCCAGTTGGTGCACACGCGCGCGGAGTTGGCCGAGGCTCGGACCGGGCTGAAGGGCACGGTCGGGGTGGTGATGACCATGGGCGCCCTGCACTCCGGGCACGAGACGTTGCTGCGCGCGGCCCGGGAACAGGCCGACCACGTGCTGGTGACGATCTTCGTGAACCCGTTGCAGTTCGGGCCGAACGAGGACTTCGACCGCTACCCGCGCACCCTCGACGCCGACCTGGAGGTGTGCCGGCGGGCGGGCGCGGATCTGGTCTTCGCCCCGTCGGTGGCGGACATGTACCCGGACGGTCAGCCCCGCGTACGCCTCGATCCGGGTCCGCTCGGCGCCGAGTTGGAGGGGGCGAGCCGCCCCGGCTTCTTCCACGGCGTACTGACAGTGGTGCTGAAGCTGCTCCAGCTCACCCGGCCGGACCTGGCGTTCTTCGGCGAGAAGGACTACCAGCAGCTCACCCTGGTCCGGCGGATGGCCCGCGACCTGGACGTGCCGGTCGAGGTGGTCGGCGTGCCGACTGTCCGGGAGCCGGACGGGCTGGCGCTCTCCAGCCGCAACCGTTACCTGAGCGAGCCGGAGCGGGCGGCCGCGCTGAGCCTGTCCGCCGCGCTGCGGGCCGGTGCGCGGGCCGCCGACGACGGCCTGGACGCGGGGGCGGTGCTGACCGCCGCGCACGCCGCGTTCGGCGCCGGTACGCCCGGTGCCCGCCTCGACTACCTGGTGCTCACCGATCCCGAGTTGGAACCGGGGCCGGTGTCCGGGCCGGCCCGGCTGGTCATCGCCGCCTGGGTGGGCGTCACCCGGTTGATCGACAACGCGGCGATCCACCTCGCCCCGCGCCCCTGA
- a CDS encoding Rossmann-like and DUF2520 domain-containing protein translates to MSAPLRPRPAAPHGPAASWDRAVPGARATSRLLTVGVVGAGRVGTVLGAALAAAGHRVVAVSGSSGASRARLALLLPEVPRRPVAAVAHAAADLLLIAVPDDTLAGVVTDLAERGALHPGQIVAHTSGAHGLAVLGPAVAAGARPLALHPAMTFTGTPDDLARLDGISYGVTAPAELRPLAARLVADLGGVPEWVAESDRPLYHAALAHGANHLVTLVNEATDRLRDAGVSRPEKVLAPLLRAALENALRLGDDALTGPVSRGDAGTVQRHLARLAATAPESVPAYLALARRTADRAIAAGRLRPVDAQSLLGVLADSGREVAA, encoded by the coding sequence ATGAGCGCACCGTTGCGCCCGCGTCCGGCCGCCCCGCACGGGCCTGCCGCCTCGTGGGATCGCGCCGTTCCCGGCGCCCGCGCCACCTCCCGTCTGCTCACCGTCGGTGTCGTTGGCGCCGGTCGGGTCGGCACCGTGCTCGGTGCCGCGCTCGCCGCCGCCGGGCACCGGGTGGTCGCCGTCTCCGGCAGCTCCGGCGCCAGCCGCGCCCGCCTCGCCCTGCTCCTCCCCGAGGTGCCCCGCCGCCCGGTCGCCGCCGTGGCCCACGCCGCCGCCGACCTGCTGCTGATCGCCGTGCCGGACGACACCCTGGCCGGTGTGGTGACCGACCTCGCGGAGCGGGGCGCGCTGCATCCGGGCCAGATCGTCGCGCACACCTCCGGAGCGCACGGCCTGGCCGTGCTGGGGCCGGCCGTGGCGGCCGGCGCCCGGCCGCTCGCCCTGCACCCCGCGATGACCTTCACCGGTACGCCGGACGACCTGGCCCGGCTGGACGGCATCTCGTACGGGGTGACCGCACCGGCGGAGTTGCGCCCGCTGGCTGCCCGGCTGGTCGCCGACCTCGGTGGCGTGCCCGAGTGGGTGGCCGAGTCGGATCGCCCGCTCTACCACGCCGCGCTGGCCCACGGCGCTAACCACCTGGTGACCCTGGTCAACGAGGCGACCGACCGGTTGCGGGACGCCGGGGTGTCCCGGCCGGAGAAGGTGCTCGCCCCGCTGCTGCGGGCCGCCCTGGAGAACGCGTTGCGGCTCGGCGACGACGCGTTGACCGGCCCGGTCTCCCGTGGCGACGCGGGCACCGTGCAGCGGCACCTGGCCCGGTTGGCGGCCACCGCACCGGAGTCCGTCCCCGCGTACCTGGCGCTGGCCCGTCGTACCGCCGACCGGGCGATCGCCGCCGGCCGGCTGCGGCCGGTGGACGCACAGTCGCTGCTCGGCGTGCTGGCCGACAGCGGTCGGGAGGTGGCTGCGTGA
- a CDS encoding TetR family transcriptional regulator, with amino-acid sequence MARWQPDARGRLEAAAFELFRERGFEQTTVADIAARAGLDKRTFYRLFGDKREALFSGSGRVEEVLVRAVTESDTGPFEAVVAAFRRVAEELFADRLELVRARQVIIESSPELQERELRKTGSLAAAVTAALRARGLDETTATLATESGVTVFRVAYARWVAPDSDAPLSDLIAEVAAELRAITSAPTP; translated from the coding sequence ATGGCCCGCTGGCAACCGGACGCGCGCGGCCGCCTGGAGGCGGCCGCCTTCGAGTTGTTCCGCGAGCGCGGCTTCGAACAGACCACCGTCGCCGACATCGCCGCCCGTGCCGGCCTCGACAAACGCACCTTCTACCGGCTCTTCGGGGACAAGCGTGAGGCGCTCTTCAGCGGCAGCGGGCGCGTGGAGGAGGTCCTGGTCCGGGCGGTGACCGAATCCGACACAGGTCCCTTCGAGGCGGTCGTCGCCGCCTTCCGCCGGGTGGCGGAGGAACTCTTCGCGGATCGTCTCGAGCTGGTCCGGGCGCGGCAGGTCATCATCGAGAGCAGCCCGGAACTACAGGAGCGCGAACTGCGCAAGACGGGCTCACTGGCGGCCGCCGTCACCGCCGCCCTGCGGGCCCGCGGCCTCGATGAGACCACGGCCACCCTGGCCACCGAGTCCGGTGTCACTGTCTTCCGGGTCGCGTACGCCCGCTGGGTCGCGCCCGACAGCGACGCGCCGCTCAGCGACCTGATCGCGGAGGTGGCCGCCGAGTTGCGCGCCATCACGTCGGCCCCAACGCCCTGA
- a CDS encoding SDR family oxidoreductase, producing MRVFVTGASGHLGSAVVPELLSAGHEVVGLARSDTSAAAIEKLGAQAHRGDLSDLDVLREEAAAADGVIHLAFRHDLMVDGDLAGAATVDLDALTALADGLAGSGKPLVGTGGTAMLAMGGIVGRPGTERDTFPGGGYRIDAENFVAGLASRGVRSSVVRLAPTVHSSLDRYGFITAIIAAARRKGYAAYVGEGTNRWPAVHTLDAAELYRLALEKAPTGTRLHGAADEGVPFRQIAAAIGDNLGIPVRSISPAEADDHFGFLGSFVQMDNPTSSAITRELLGWTPAHPGLIADLHEGHYFRA from the coding sequence ATGCGCGTATTCGTCACGGGCGCGTCCGGCCATCTCGGCTCCGCAGTCGTCCCGGAACTGCTCTCCGCCGGGCACGAGGTCGTCGGCCTCGCCCGCTCCGACACGTCCGCCGCCGCCATCGAGAAGCTCGGCGCCCAGGCACACCGCGGGGACCTGTCCGACCTCGACGTACTTCGGGAAGAGGCGGCCGCCGCCGACGGAGTGATCCATCTGGCGTTCCGCCACGACCTCATGGTCGACGGCGACCTGGCCGGCGCCGCCACTGTTGACCTGGACGCCCTCACCGCACTCGCCGACGGCCTGGCCGGCTCCGGCAAGCCGCTGGTCGGCACCGGCGGGACGGCCATGCTCGCGATGGGCGGCATCGTCGGTCGCCCCGGCACCGAACGCGACACCTTCCCGGGCGGCGGCTACCGGATCGACGCGGAGAACTTCGTGGCCGGCCTCGCCTCCCGCGGTGTGCGCTCCTCCGTCGTCCGGCTCGCGCCCACTGTGCACAGCTCACTCGACCGCTACGGCTTCATCACCGCCATCATCGCCGCGGCCCGGCGGAAGGGGTACGCCGCGTACGTCGGCGAGGGCACCAACCGATGGCCGGCCGTCCACACGCTCGACGCCGCCGAGCTCTACCGACTCGCCCTCGAAAAGGCCCCAACCGGTACGCGTCTGCACGGCGCCGCCGACGAAGGCGTCCCCTTCCGGCAGATCGCGGCAGCCATCGGCGACAACCTCGGCATCCCGGTCCGGAGCATCAGCCCCGCCGAGGCCGACGACCACTTCGGCTTTCTCGGGTCGTTCGTACAGATGGACAACCCGACGTCGTCGGCCATCACCCGCGAACTGCTGGGCTGGACCCCGGCCCACCCCGGCCTGATCGCCGACCTGCACGAAGGGCACTACTTCCGGGCCTGA
- a CDS encoding SAM-dependent methyltransferase — protein MPILWRNAMASALYGPGGFFVADTGPADHFRTSVHASPAFATALLRLISEVDTALGHPPRLDVVDVGAGRGELLRSLAGLAVGVSGEPTRSGRSGLIPPRAGSPETLTSTASARRSPDEPSLVTARPSLAERIRFTAVEYAHRPESLPEEIDWTSEIPAGITGVLLATEWLDNVPLDVAVHTEDGWRYVLVDPHTGAESVGGPVSADDLDWLTTWWPSPASPLSTDGDPSLGVAWTDATSEGESGFGAARPAEGSSLTARSRPGCPETPHSDHRRAEIGRSRDEAWAHAVGKISRGLAVAVDYGHLRESRPVDGTLTGYRGGRQVPPVPDGSSDVTAHVAMDSVASAGAAVARCAYSLVLQREALRALGADGGRPPLSLAGTDPVGYVRALAAASAVAELTDPAGLGGHWWLRQPVGIPLGPAVAR, from the coding sequence ATGCCGATCCTGTGGCGGAACGCGATGGCCAGCGCCCTCTACGGGCCAGGCGGCTTCTTCGTCGCCGACACCGGGCCAGCCGACCACTTCCGCACCAGCGTGCACGCCTCCCCAGCCTTCGCCACCGCGCTCCTGCGGCTGATCTCAGAGGTCGACACGGCCCTTGGACACCCTCCCCGTCTCGATGTCGTCGACGTGGGCGCGGGGCGGGGGGAGCTGCTGAGGTCACTCGCCGGGCTCGCTGTGGGGGTTTCCGGGGAGCCCACCCGCTCCGGGCGGTCAGGCTTGATCCCTCCGCGGGCGGGCTCCCCGGAAACCCTGACGTCCACGGCCTCCGCCCGTCGGTCGCCGGACGAGCCGTCGTTGGTCACCGCCCGTCCGTCTCTCGCGGAACGAATCCGCTTCACAGCAGTCGAGTACGCCCACCGCCCCGAAAGCCTGCCCGAAGAGATCGACTGGACGTCCGAGATCCCCGCCGGAATCACCGGAGTGCTGCTGGCCACCGAGTGGCTCGACAACGTCCCGCTGGACGTGGCAGTACACACCGAAGACGGCTGGCGATATGTGCTGGTCGACCCCCATACCGGTGCCGAATCAGTTGGTGGGCCGGTCAGCGCCGATGATCTCGACTGGCTCACCACCTGGTGGCCCAGCCCTGCGAGCCCGCTCAGTACGGACGGTGACCCGAGTCTGGGGGTGGCTTGGACGGACGCGACCAGCGAAGGCGAGTCGGGTTTCGGGGCAGCCCGGCCGGCGGAGGGATCAAGCCTGACCGCCCGGAGCCGGCCGGGCTGCCCCGAAACCCCCCACAGCGACCACAGACGAGCCGAGATCGGCCGAAGCAGAGACGAAGCCTGGGCACACGCGGTGGGGAAGATCAGCCGAGGCCTCGCAGTAGCCGTCGACTACGGGCACCTGCGGGAGAGCAGGCCGGTCGACGGGACGTTGACCGGGTACCGGGGTGGGCGGCAGGTCCCTCCGGTGCCCGACGGGTCGAGTGACGTGACCGCGCACGTGGCCATGGACTCGGTCGCCTCCGCCGGCGCGGCGGTCGCCCGGTGCGCGTACTCCCTGGTCCTGCAGCGGGAGGCGCTGCGGGCGCTCGGGGCCGACGGCGGCCGACCGCCGCTCAGCCTGGCCGGCACCGACCCGGTCGGCTACGTGCGGGCGCTGGCCGCCGCGTCGGCGGTGGCCGAACTCACCGACCCGGCCGGGCTCGGCGGGCACTGGTGGTTGCGCCAGCCGGTCGGCATCCCGCTCGGGCCGGCCGTGGCACGATGA
- a CDS encoding NADH-quinone oxidoreductase subunit D, which produces MTGMTTDAGDLRELTVGTGAGLIAGTGDQQLGTDMVLNIGPQHPSTHGVLRLKLVLDGERVVACEPIVGYMHRGAEKLFEVRDYRQIIVLANRHDWLSAFSNELGVVLAVERLMGMEVPERATWLRMALAELNRVLNHLMFLGSYPLEIGAITPIFYAFRERETIQAVMEEVSGGRIHYMFNRVGGLKEEVPYGWTGRARAAIGEVRRRLPDLDHLIRRNDIFLARTVGVGVLSAADAAAFGASGPVARASGLDLDLRRDDPYLAYDELDVPVVTKTAGDCHARFEVLLDQVYASLDLAEQCLDRVDRLTGPINTRLPKVLKAPEGHTYAWTENPLGINGYYLVSRGEKTPWRLKLRTASYANVQALATLLPGCLVPDLIAILGSMFFVVGDIDK; this is translated from the coding sequence ATGACGGGCATGACCACCGACGCCGGGGACCTCCGTGAACTGACCGTCGGCACCGGGGCCGGGCTGATCGCCGGCACCGGTGATCAGCAGCTCGGCACCGACATGGTGCTGAACATCGGCCCCCAGCACCCCTCCACCCACGGTGTGCTGCGGTTGAAGCTGGTGCTCGACGGTGAGCGGGTGGTCGCCTGCGAACCGATCGTCGGTTACATGCACCGGGGCGCGGAGAAACTCTTCGAGGTACGCGACTACCGGCAGATCATCGTGCTGGCGAACCGGCACGACTGGCTCTCGGCGTTCTCCAACGAGCTGGGTGTGGTGCTCGCTGTGGAACGCCTGATGGGCATGGAGGTGCCGGAGCGGGCCACCTGGCTGCGGATGGCCCTCGCGGAGCTGAACCGGGTGCTCAACCACCTGATGTTCCTCGGCTCGTACCCGTTGGAGATCGGGGCGATCACGCCGATCTTCTACGCCTTCCGGGAACGCGAGACCATCCAGGCGGTGATGGAGGAGGTCTCCGGCGGCCGGATCCACTACATGTTCAACAGGGTGGGTGGCCTCAAGGAGGAGGTGCCGTACGGGTGGACCGGGCGGGCCCGCGCTGCCATCGGCGAGGTACGCCGGCGACTGCCCGACCTGGACCACCTGATCCGGCGTAACGACATCTTCCTGGCCCGCACCGTCGGCGTGGGCGTGCTCTCCGCCGCGGACGCCGCCGCGTTCGGCGCGTCCGGGCCGGTGGCCCGGGCATCCGGGCTCGACCTGGACCTGCGCCGCGACGACCCCTACCTGGCCTACGACGAGCTGGACGTGCCGGTGGTCACCAAGACCGCAGGCGACTGCCACGCCCGTTTCGAGGTGCTGCTCGACCAGGTGTACGCGTCGCTGGACCTTGCCGAGCAGTGCCTCGACCGGGTGGACCGGCTGACCGGGCCGATCAACACCCGGCTGCCGAAGGTGTTGAAGGCGCCGGAGGGGCACACGTACGCCTGGACGGAGAACCCGCTCGGCATCAACGGCTACTACCTGGTGTCACGGGGCGAGAAGACGCCGTGGCGGTTGAAGCTGCGCACCGCCTCGTACGCGAACGTGCAGGCGTTGGCCACCCTGCTCCCCGGCTGCCTGGTCCCGGATCTGATCGCGATCCTCGGCTCGATGTTCTTCGTGGTCGGCGACATCGACAAGTGA